The genomic region ACCCGGCAAGCTccatcgaggagctgcagcaggcctACAAGTCTGCGGTCACCGGACTCAAGGTTGACGCAGTGATCAACGTGGCTGGCGGTTGGGCCGGCGGCTCTGTCGCGgacgccagcaccgctgcctcgacAGAGCTGATGCTGAGACAatcgctcttctcctccgtAGCGGCGGCACATGTGTTCAGTACGCAGGGTGAAAAAAATGGACTGCTTCTTCtcaccggcgcagcggctgctgtgaGCCCCACACCCGGTATGATTGGATACGGCACAGCAAAGTCTGCAGTGCACTTTCTCTGCCAGTCTATCGCGGAAGACCCATCCGTGTTGCCGACAGATGCGAGTGTCCTGGCTATCCTCCCCACTATCCTTGACACTCCCGGAAATAGAAGTGCGATGCCTCATGCTGACCGCTCCACGTGGACGTCGCTCGaggacgtggcgcagcaaaTCGTGGAGTGGAGCAATGGAAGTCGTCGTCCTGCTAGCGGATCACTCGTTAAGATCGTTACAGAAAACTCGAAGACGCGTTTTATTGTGTAGAAACGCAAAGCGCCCAACTCTCGCAGAGATCGGAGAGGCGTTTGTGCACCGTCTCAGGGAGCGCAGCGTGGCCGCACGTGCGTAGTAGGAGCTGAGTGCTTATCCTCGGAGGAGGGAAAACTACGTTTTTAGCGATCTACATAGCCCTTCCTCAGATAAGACGTTCACCGTGTGCACTTTGCTCTGCTCATCCTTTTTGAtggcgcatgtgcgccgtACTTCACCAACCACCGCCCGAGAGCGACAATCTTGTCGGCAGCACGACTAGACGAGCAACGCGTAACGTAGTAAGAGCTCGCAGTGGATCACTGGCCACTCTGCCTCTATGCGCGCTCACGAGGCGCCACAcctacctcctcctctctgtaTTCTTGCACTTCGCCGTTGATTCAGTTCAGTCCACCACCCCGTTTGCTTTCACCGACACGGACATACATACGCGATCAGCTCGGCCGCCTGCCCAACTCGGCCCACTTCTCTAGGCAATCGCACGTACCCGTGCAGGcagtcctccccctccccggctCGTGACCGCGAAAATGGCGTCTGGCGCATCTGTCATCGCGATCAAGTACAACGGCGGCGTACTGATGGCGGCGGACACGCTGCTGTCCTACGGGTCTCTCGCCAAGTGGCCCAACATCCCGCGCATcaagctgctcggcagccaCTCCGCCGTGTGCGCCACGGGCAGCTACGCCGACTTCCAGATGATGGCGAAGCAGGTGGAGGACAACATTGAGCGGCAGAGGATGTACTACAACGTGGACGAGTTGAACCCCAGTGAGGTGTTCAGCTACCTGCACCGCTCCATCTACCAGAAGCGCTGCGACTTCGAGCCGTGCCTGTGTCAGATGGTCTTCATTGGCGTGCGCGACAGCGAGACGTTTCTGGCGGCCGTGGACGACGTCGGCACGCGCTGGGAGGACGACTGCGTCGCGACCGGCTACGGCGCGTACAtcgcactgccgctgctgcgccaggcgctggagaagaatCCGGGCGGCCTGTCGCGGGCCCAGGCGGTGCAGATCCTCACCGactgcctgcgtgtgctctTCTACCGCGAGTGCCGCACCATCAACAAGTTTCAGatggccgacgccgccggcgacggtgtgcgCATCAGCGAGCCCTTCGACGTGGAGACGAACTGGGAGTACGAGGGCTTCTGCTTCGAGAAGACGGCCATCATCCGCTGACGGCGTAAGACTCGCGGCGCTACCTCTctcctgcacacacacacgcacacacttcgcgtttttgttttcgcgtCTCTGTATTGTGCACGCCTCGCagtctgcgtgtgtgcgtgtgtgcgcgtgtgcagtggCGCTATCTTATCGGGACCCCTCCCGTGTACCGCGTCCACGCTGGCCGACTGTGCAGGCATGCTTTCCTCCTCATTGTTGGATGTGTAAGTAGCGGTACCCGCGTGCATATGTGCTTCTGTTGCACGCGCTGACTGGAGTTTACTCCGCTAAGGCCTCGTTGTTTTGTCAGtgctgaggcggcgcagaagccAATGTGCTCTGTGGATCTTCCAATGCGTGTCCCTGAGGCATCATCTACGTTCAGAGAAAAGTCGTGAGCTACGTGAAGTTCTCACGCCCCTTCCTGGCGCGGAGGgcttctcttctccgtcGAATGCACCGGCTCTCTGTAATCGGCATGCCTTAACCTTCTCTTCTTACAGTCTCTCCCCAcatcttcctcttcgctgtgCGCTCTTGCGCTGTGCGTGGCAGAAGGGAAAGCAGGCACTACTTTGCTGTTCAAATCTCTTCGTCTGTCACATCTCTTGACGCACTCTGTGCCACGCTCGACTAGCATCGAAGCAAAGCTCTAGCATCCGCTAATATCCTACTCTCGCATAGCATTGCATAGCATCACGTgtttgtgcgcgtctgcggatCACCATCATCGCCATGACGCGGTGGAACCAGCGGATGGCCAAGATGGCCTTCCGGCGCTCCAAATTCCGTCGCTTAGCCTGGGGCGACGGTGACCCGTACCCCTACACCCCGCGCGCCACCTTCCGCTATCAGTGGGACGACTGGCCGATGTGGGAAAAGATGTGGCACCTCGCTGTCGGCGTGCTGGGCGTCGAGTTTGCGGTGTGGGCCTACTACTCGAAACTGAACAGCCGCATGGACTgggcgcgcgaggaggcgctgcgtcgcatGCGTCTGCGCCGTGAGGCCCAGGAGCTGATGATCCTCGAGGGCGAGACCTTCCCGAGCGACATCCAGCCGGACCGCCACTGACGCTGCCCACCCCGCGCGCGtctcggggggggggagggaggggggttgcagctgcgcgctctTTTCCTGTTGCCTGCTTGATGTGCCTCCCCGCATATAGCTGTCCTCTACGACCTGACAGAAAGTTGGTGACATCTCTGCGGATGTTGCACGTACGGCGCCGCGAAtatgcgcagcaggagactTACTGCTCTTTTgcgtttgttttttttctgtttgcgaggaagaggtgtTGTGACGCTGTCGCGCACACCTGCGGCCGCAGACACGACGCATGGACTTCTTCTTGTGAACAAGTGGCGCCCGGGGAATGATCAAGGCATCCGCCTTGGCGATTTTACGGGCGTGCATGATGCGCGCGCGAGTGTGCCTCGACTCGGGTCTCCATTGCTGCCCTGCCCATCACACCTTTCCCTTCGCTCTGCATTCTTTCTTTCTACCTGCGAAGGGAATTTGTTTCTTCAAAGGCTAGTCCCTTGCCCTTCACATTCAGGCCACCGAGTTTTGCCGTGCCTCTCTCGCCACCCTTTTGGCTCGACCTCTGTCCTACAACCCTCTTTATGCTGCGAGAGCTTTTATCGCCATGAAAAATGTACTCCTCATCGGTGCTCGCGGCGCCCTTGGTCGTGCCGTCGCGAACGCCTTTGCCAACGGCAAATGGTCCATCATCAGTGTAGATCAGGCAGCTGCTGTCCAGCAGGGCGATGAGTGCTGCGCTGTCAACCCGGCAAGCTccatcgaggagctgcagcaggcctACAAGTCTGCGGTCACCGGACTCAAGGTTGACGCAGTGATCAACGTGGCTGGCGGTTGGGCCGGCGGCTCTGTCGCGgacgccagcaccgctgcctcgacAGAGCTGATGCTGAGACAatcgctcttctcctccgtAGCGGCGGCACATGTGTTCAGTACGCAGGGTGAAAAAAATGGACTGCTTCTTCtcaccggcgcagcggctgctgtgaGCCCCACACCCGGTATGATTGGATACGGCACAGCAAAGTCTGCAGTGCACTTTCTCTGCCAGTCTATCGCGGAAGACCCATCCGTGTTGCCGACAGATGCGAGTGTCCTGGCTATCCTCCCCACTATCCTTGACACTCCCGGAAATAGAAGTGCGATGCCTCATGCTGACCGCTCCACGTGGACGTCGCTCGaggacgtggcgcagcaaaTCGTGGAGTGGAGCAATGGAAGTCGTCGTCCTGCTAGCGGATCACTCGTTAAGATCGTTACAGAAAACTCGAAGACGCGTTTTATTGTGTAGAAACGCAAAGCGCCCAACTCTCGCAGAGATCGGAGAGGCGTTTGTGCACCGTCTCAGGGAGCGCAGCGTGGCCGCACGTGCGTAGTAGGAGCTGAGTGCTTATCCTCGGAGGAGGGAAAACTACGTTTTTAGCGATCTACATAGCCCTTCCTCAGATAAGACGTTCACCGTGTGCACTTTGCTCTGCTCATCCTTTTTGAtggcgcatgtgcgccgtACTTCACCAACCACCGCCCGAGAGCGACAATCTTGTCGGCAGCACGACTAGACGAGCAACGCGTAACGTAGTAAGAGCTCGCAGTGGATCACTGGCCACTCTGCCTCTATGCGCGCTCACGAGGCGCCACAcctacctcctcctctctgtaTTCTTGCACTTCGCCGTTGATTCAGTTCAGTCCACCACCCCGTTTGCTTTCACCGACACGGACATACATACGCGATCAGCTCGGCCGCCTGCCCAACTCGGCCCACTTCTCTAGGCAATCGCACGTACCCGTGCAGGcagtcctccccctccccggctCGTGACCGCGAAAATGGCGTCTGGCGCATCTGTCATCGCGATCAAGTACAACGGCGGCGTACTGATGGCGGCGGACACGCTGCTGTCCTACGGGTCTCTCGCCAAGTGGCCCAACATCCCGCGCATcaagctgctcggcagccaCTCCGCCGTGTGCGCCACGGGCAGCTACGCCGACTTCCAGATGATGGCGAAGCAGGTGGAGGACAACATTGAGCGGCAGAGGATGTACTACAACGTGGACGAGTTGAACCCCAGTGAGGTGTTCAGCTACCTGCACCGCTCCATCTACCAGAAGCGCTGCGACTTCGAGCCGTGCCTGTGTCAGATGGTCTTCATTGGCGTGCGCGACAGCGAGACGTTTCTGGCGGCCGTGGACGACGTCGGCACGCGCTGGGAGGACGACTGCGTCGCGACCGGCTACGGCGCGTACAtcgcactgccgctgctgcgccaggcgctggagaagaatCCGGGCGGCCTGTCGCGGGCCCAGGCGGTGCAGATCCTCACCGactgcctgcgtgtgctctTCTACCGCGAGTGCCGCACCATCAACAAGTTTCAGatggccgacgccgccggcgacggtgtgcgCATCAGCGAGCCCTTCGACGTGGAGACGAACTGGGAGTACGAGGGCTTCTGCTTCGAGAAGACGGCCATCATCCGCTGACGGCGTAAGACTCGCGGCGCTACCTCTctcctgcacacacacacgcacacacttcgcgtttttgttttcgcgtCTCTGTATTGTGCACGCCTCGCagtctgcgtgtgtgcgtgtgtgcgcgtgtgcagtggCGCTATCTTATCGGGACCCCTCCCGTGTACCGCGTCCACGCTGGCCGACCATTGCTGTGTGTTGTTGAATGTCTGAAGTCGGTGGTCTTGTGCCGCTGGAGCTGATGTTTGTGCCAGTTGAAGTACACAAGACACGCTGTTAAAACTCGCCCTGGGTGTTCATGCTTCGCCGCGGCGTTTAGATACCAGTGCCGTTGTTCGCGGTACGTTAGCGTTTTTCTTCGACGCTTCCAGTGCAAATGTGGTTGCCTGCGTCACCCATCGCGAGAACGATGGAGTGGAgaccccctctctctttcttcgctTGCTCGCCGGGTGTCCCAACGCTTGATTccgggaggggaaggagggggctGTCCTTGCaccctatatatatatatttccctccccctccagcTGTGCATGGTAGACGTTGATACAAACTACTCCCTCCTCAAACCCGTGTCTCTTTCTCACGCTCTGCCTGCCTTTTCTCCACaactctctcgctctttgATGAACAACACGGGCTAATGTGCAGTACTGTACAGTCATCGTTTTGTTGCTATTTTTGCCAGGGCGTGTTGGGGGGACGTCAGCGGCGTTGGTAACAAGCTGTGTGTTTGTATCTGTACTGCTTTCGGTAGCCTACCTGCGCATCAtcctgccctcctctcctctttgactgccttctcgctcttcttTTGGGGGGCACCTTTTAGGTGGTGGAAGTACGTGAGCTAAACTGCCACTCGTGGGGGCTTGCGCGTCGTCGGCTTCCTCTTGTTTgatctctttttttttttggtagCGTTGCTGCGGAGTAGAGACCTCGATTtacatctttttttttgtaaaCACGTGCGAACAGACTATCTCCTGTGCAggacgcgcacacgtacgtGTTGGCAACACCGCAAAACGAAATCGTCCCTCGACACCACCTTTCCTCTTGTGCGATTTTTCTTTTTAATCCTTGCTGAAGACGTCGCTCCAATCACTGTTCGACACGCCGTTGTGTTTCCGTGTGTCCGTCTGCGTAACCTCTGTGGTCGAGCTCCCTCTGTTTCTCGCTGGGGGAAGACCTCACCTTGTGAGGGGTGCGACTCGCAAGGTTTGGGAGTCCTTAGCCGCTAGCTTCTTCACCTCTCCCTGCTTCAAATCACTCCTGCGCACTACTCGTTCAGGACGCGCCAGTGGTGCCTGCCGAGCGACGGGTGCTGTGCTCGTCAAAGCCTGCCTCACCTCCCCCGCCGCAACGTTTTCTCCCCGTTTTTTTATGTTTCGTCTATTGTTCCCTAGAAGCTTTCGCCGTCTGTCTCTTTTCTATCTcggaggcacacacgcacacacaaccgAACGTATACACTAGAGGCTACGAAAACAGGAGCCATGTCGTCGGTGGACTCGGAGAAACTCGCGGCCTCCATCCGCACACTAGCCGGCAGTCGAGACGAGCGCATTGCCTTTGTGACGGAGGGGGTGAAGCAAGCAAAGGAGTTGCAGGGCAAAAGCGTGCAGGAGTATGAGATGGTGGTGTCGTCGCTGCTTATGTGTCTCGAGAGCTTTGAGGTGGTGCACGGCACGTCGCTTGATGTGCTCTGCGAGCTCACTGTTCTGGACATTCTGCTAAACCTAGACTTGTCTGTCATTCAGCTGTCGCAGTGCAACAGCTACTTGCGGCTTTGTCTCATGGCGGTGAATGAAATCCCCGTCGCTGTGGCAGCTGCAAAGACGTTTGCGCAGACGCTTAGCTACAGCATGACGACGGATTTTGTGCGCACTCAAATCGGAGAGACACTCGAGTGGATTTCGCTCTCCGATGCCAAGTCGCAGCCTCGTCGCATTTGTGGCATCTTGGTGCTCACGGAGGTCGCGTTGCGCATTCCAATGGTGATTCTGCCACGGCTCTCCGAGGTGTTCGACAGGATTTGGGACTGCTTGGTGGTGCACGACGAGGAGGTCCGCTCGCGCGCTCTGTGTCTCTTCACGCTATGCGCAAAGCTTCTGGTCAACCGCCCTGCTGCCATTCGTGCTGAGACCTGCGACTCATTGATGTCACACCTGAAGGGTAACCTCGCCTCTAAATCGAAGGACAAACGCATCGCTGGCCTCCTTGCATTCGAGCCCATCGTCATCAACTCGATCGGCACCAGCAACATACGCTACGAAGACCTCTCCACCCTTCTCGTCCCGTACATTGTGGGGGGCGGCGCGAACGTCAACGCCGAGACGCGCGAGCTCCTGTTCCGCTGCCTGGTTGTTCTCTGCCGCTTCAGTGCACCACAGTTTGTCGCGCACCAGCTCAAGGACAGCGTGCGCTTCGCGCTGGACTCCATCAACCGCAACATTCAGCGGAACACCGCCTTCGAGATGCTCTCTGAGATCATTCCGATTGTAGGCAAGGCAGAGTTTGCACCCTTCGTAGACGACACGTGTGAAGTAATCAAGACCATTTTCGAGAAGTCCCCGAGTCCGTGCTggaaggcgctgcagtgTTTCTCCATCATCTGCAAAGAGTGCCGGCCATCCAAGATGGAGACATACGTGGAGTCGTGCATCGAGAACGTGTTCGTGTGGGGACTTTCCGCGGAGCTGATTGAGTGCATGCGCGCCATCATCGAGTCGTCGAGCGCGCAGTACCGAGCAAAGCTGGAGGAGTCGCTGCTTGATATGATCTCCGTCACACTATGCGGTCTCCCATTCCGACAGCAGATCGACGCGCCACGCGTCAGTGAGAGCTCGACGGATGTGAGCGCCTCCGAGTATGAGATCTCCGTCGCCCTGAACGCCCTCAAGCAGTTCGGCTTCTCCAACTCGGAGCTCATGGGCGACTTTCTGCGCGTCTCGGTGCTGCCTTTTATCGACAGCAACAGCGTCGCCGTGCGCAACGCAGCTGTCTATACGATCGTCAAGCTTCTCATCCCCCCTGGCGAGAAAGGCGACCTCAGTATCGCACGTCGCATGTGCGTCAACACTGTCATCACGCGCATGCTGGTTGTAGGGTTGTCAGACCCCAATCCGGTGGTGCGTCAGACCATTCTGAGTGCCTTTACAGAGGACTTTTATCCATACCTTAGCGAGCAGCAGTATCTCTTTCGCTTCTATTCTGCCCTGGGTGATGAATCCATCAACTGtcgcgtggcggcgacggagcaGCTGTGCCAGATGATCCGCTATGACCCGTCTCACATTCTGCCTGCGCTACGAGAGGAGATGGTCGTTCTTCTACACTTCATTACGTCCACCTTCAATATGAACACCGTCCAAAACGGgttccgcctcctcgccgcgatcgcgacgcgcgcgccgcaACTGGTAGTGAACTTTACGGAAGGCATCTGCGAGGCCCTGGTGCCGTACTTTAGCActctctcctcccgctccaGCATTCTCCTGTCGTTTTTGCACTGCTGCAcagccgtcgcagcagcgctccgGAAGTTTGGCAgcacccccttctcctccaaACGTGAAATCGCTCTCGTGTGCGAGCTGCTGGAAACCTTGCCGGCGGACCGGTCGTATCACATCATCCGGCTGTCCTGTCTCCGCTTCCTCTCAGCAACCTTGGCACCGCTCATGGAAGGTGCCTCGCCGTACGTGCTGTATCCTCGGCTCTTTCAACAGCtctgcacgctgctgcacagAACAGAGGAGAGCGTCGATATCCGCCTAGAAGCGCTGCGGTGCATTGGCGTGATCGGTGCGCTGGACTCGCACGTGTTCCAGTCCTTCAATCTCAacgagaaggagaaggcATGTGAGATgagcgcggtggtggtggacagGGTGACACACGTGAAGTGCTGCCGCATTGTGCTcggcgcagtggcggcgctgcttgaCCCGGAGAGCAAGCGCTccgccggcgcgcgcgaagggctgctgcgcacgggTGTGCAGACGATGCTGAACATTTTTGAGCATATTCCATGCTCCAAGAGTGAAATCGGTCTCGTGATCGGGCCGCTGGCCCGCGTCATCCGGCAGCTGCCTGGCGGCCGCCTCTTTGCAACCGTGCTCTTCGAGTTCTGCAACATCATTCGCTACGCgggtgcggtggtgctgaaCGATTTGAACGAGATTTACCGCGTATTTGACAACGTATGGGAGTTGCAGGTCAACTACCGGTTTTTGGCCGTGCGCATGCTCTCGTTTGTCGCCAACTTCGAAGCCTCCGACAATCGACACTACGGCCAGCAGCACTCCCGCATCCTGCCGCAACTCTTCGACACGCTCAACCGTGCTGACCTCCGCGCCGACCTCAAGTACGCCGTACTTGAGTACATTGTGCGCCATGTCGACACCCTGCAGCCgtgcacggaggcggcggtggataACCTCCTCGGCGCCCTACAGAACCCGGCAAATCCGCTTGACTTTGTGAACCACTGTGTGGTGACGCTTAAGGAGATCTGCCTCAAGCTGTATGTCGATGAGCTCGTCGGCGCTATTGTTCGATGTCTGCTGGCATGCCTCTCCGTCGACCTTGCACGCAAGACACGCGGGCGCGATAGTATTGCTCTCTGCAACAACATCATGGGGGTCTTCTGTGTCCTgatcgaggagctgcagggcgATTTTCTCAAGCACTCAACGTACATTATTCAGGCCTTGAAGAACTACCGCATCACAAACACGGAGTTTGGCGTCATGAACAACCGCGTCGCCACCGGCCTCCGCTGTGCACGCAGCCCGATGTCGATCCAGCAACAAAACGCGGAGgttgccgcgctgctgaagaCATGCGAATCCGTCGTGATGAAGAGCATGTCGCGCATGGGCGAGGTGTGGAGCTACGCAAACCTCAACGACGACAACGCAAATGCAGGGATCGCCGAGGAGCGCACCATGCCTATCAACGAGCAGCGTCTCATCAGCCCCATGAAGGTCGTTCCCCTCACGAAGGAGGAGTGGGTCAAGTGGTCGGACCAGTTCGCCATCACGCTGCTGCAAGAGTCGCCGTTTCAGGTCTTCCGCTGCACGGCGGTGCCCATCGGCATCAACGCAGCCCCGCTGGTCGAGAAATCGACGCAGTTTGTGCAAGACACACTCCAAATCGCCTTTCGCTCCATGTGGAATTACGCGAGCTCAGC from Leishmania major strain Friedlin complete genome, chromosome 34 harbors:
- the QDPR-6 gene encoding quinonoid dihydropteridine reductase; its protein translation is MKNVLLIGARGALGRAVANAFANGKWSIISVDQAAAVQQGDECCAVNPASSIEELQQAYKSAVTGLKVDAVINVAGGWAGGSVADASTAASTELMLRQSLFSSVAAAHVFSTQGEKNGLLLLTGAAAAVSPTPGMIGYGTAKSAVHFLCQSIAEDPSVLPTDASVLAILPTILDTPGNRSAMPHADRSTWTSLEDVAQQIVEWSNGSRRPASGSLVKIVTENSKTRFIV
- a CDS encoding 20s proteasome beta 7 subunit, (putative), whose protein sequence is MASGASVIAIKYNGGVLMAADTLLSYGSLAKWPNIPRIKLLGSHSAVCATGSYADFQMMAKQVEDNIERQRMYYNVDELNPSEVFSYLHRSIYQKRCDFEPCLCQMVFIGVRDSETFLAAVDDVGTRWEDDCVATGYGAYIALPLLRQALEKNPGGLSRAQAVQILTDCLRVLFYRECRTINKFQMADAAGDGVRISEPFDVETNWEYEGFCFEKTAIIR
- the QDPR-7 gene encoding quinonoid dihydropteridine reductase translates to MKNVLLIGARGALGRAVANAFANGKWSIISVDQAAAVQQGDECCAVNPASSIEELQQAYKSAVTGLKVDAVINVAGGWAGGSVADASTAASTELMLRQSLFSSVAAAHVFSTQGEKNGLLLLTGAAAAVSPTPGMIGYGTAKSAVHFLCQSIAEDPSVLPTDASVLAILPTILDTPGNRSAMPHADRSTWTSLEDVAQQIVEWSNGSRRPASGSLVKIVTENSKTRFIV
- the TOR2 gene encoding putative target of rapamycin (TOR) kinase 2 — translated: MSSVDSEKLAASIRTLAGSRDERIAFVTEGVKQAKELQGKSVQEYEMVVSSLLMCLESFEVVHGTSLDVLCELTVLDILLNLDLSVIQLSQCNSYLRLCLMAVNEIPVAVAAAKTFAQTLSYSMTTDFVRTQIGETLEWISLSDAKSQPRRICGILVLTEVALRIPMVILPRLSEVFDRIWDCLVVHDEEVRSRALCLFTLCAKLLVNRPAAIRAETCDSLMSHLKGNLASKSKDKRIAGLLAFEPIVINSIGTSNIRYEDLSTLLVPYIVGGGANVNAETRELLFRCLVVLCRFSAPQFVAHQLKDSVRFALDSINRNIQRNTAFEMLSEIIPIVGKAEFAPFVDDTCEVIKTIFEKSPSPCWKALQCFSIICKECRPSKMETYVESCIENVFVWGLSAELIECMRAIIESSSAQYRAKLEESLLDMISVTLCGLPFRQQIDAPRVSESSTDVSASEYEISVALNALKQFGFSNSELMGDFLRVSVLPFIDSNSVAVRNAAVYTIVKLLIPPGEKGDLSIARRMCVNTVITRMLVVGLSDPNPVVRQTILSAFTEDFYPYLSEQQYLFRFYSALGDESINCRVAATEQLCQMIRYDPSHILPALREEMVVLLHFITSTFNMNTVQNGFRLLAAIATRAPQLVVNFTEGICEALVPYFSTLSSRSSILLSFLHCCTAVAAALRKFGSTPFSSKREIALVCELLETLPADRSYHIIRLSCLRFLSATLAPLMEGASPYVLYPRLFQQLCTLLHRTEESVDIRLEALRCIGVIGALDSHVFQSFNLNEKEKACEMSAVVVDRVTHVKCCRIVLGAVAALLDPESKRSAGAREGLLRTGVQTMLNIFEHIPCSKSEIGLVIGPLARVIRQLPGGRLFATVLFEFCNIIRYAGAVVLNDLNEIYRVFDNVWELQVNYRFLAVRMLSFVANFEASDNRHYGQQHSRILPQLFDTLNRADLRADLKYAVLEYIVRHVDTLQPCTEAAVDNLLGALQNPANPLDFVNHCVVTLKEICLKLYVDELVGAIVRCLLACLSVDLARKTRGRDSIALCNNIMGVFCVLIEELQGDFLKHSTYIIQALKNYRITNTEFGVMNNRVATGLRCARSPMSIQQQNAEVAALLKTCESVVMKSMSRMGEVWSYANLNDDNANAGIAEERTMPINEQRLISPMKVVPLTKEEWVKWSDQFAITLLQESPFQVFRCTAVPIGINAAPLVEKSTQFVQDTLQIAFRSMWNYASSALQTAITDFFRQSFRQAMMSTTVPAEVVTMLLGIVEYMDHVGEALFISYNDLSECAWNRGMLAKALFWREAAYRDDPVGTVESLISLYSELHMVDSSVGILNMTSEEQRRSLLQTSLVKLARYTEALQLTQQELELEAAPSEASSSESLSKARGYKNGSRGWSRMLHYTSNSDLTPSSLKAEESCRDRRVEVNARLMLCLSELGEYDKVLEQWGSMLHNCKDRVTDTDEMHVLFFVSQYAADASIRLQSWDTLEHVLDWLPPDMVLYHVSKAALEVVRGNYDAALVSVTNGRKVLLEDLTSLLHESYARAYEGLVVAQQLTEMEEVIIAKQTQKALSSAAHIPHLCHIWEQRIRMMHATVPTWKQVLGIRGLLISPHEDVKTRIQFTKLCRQEKAGQLEKFTLAELLGFANPTLEQLTSRNVNPRVVMQYISYLSDTNALGPGSAFGTESDLIKKMIDVHTKAQNSAVLARAYTRLGSKVDLIESVQCFKTAIMYDPQWFLAWRKWAEANAQLLQTDKGEETCRNAIEGFIRSIQLGTSDSTLIQDVLKLLTLWSSHCDSDHNLKELRERVFDVPSRVWHLVVPQLVARLDTGSDDSCRLVADVLTNVGYDYPHTLVYPLNLCTMSDSERRKRYSNEVLGKLQERYPVIVLQGRLMIDELIRVSALIYEQWYDKLEAAATAFFGRRSTDEMIRTLLPIHETLTRVPETVVESEFLSKYSKRLTEARDWLRSYSSTRYTGDIQSAWKLYHSVYCNIDKQIKSSDTLQLQFCSPKLFEARNLSIGIPDARPVREESVAKVNRFQKDIIVIASKQRPKRIGIITAEGKLQKFLLKGREDLRLDERVMQLFSLVNILMQSDSRASKNLGFQIQRYSVTPLKDNVGIIGWVDGCDTLHEVVKHFRERKSIPVELEMRMLDQIITFDNSKAYDYLTIMSKVEVLEFLSDHTSGQDIRKAMWSTSPNCEVWYDRRRMYTTSLANMSIVGYILGLGDRHPNNIMLQRASGLVVHIDFGDCFEVAMTRDKFPEKVPFRLTRMLRSALDVSGVDGAFRACSETAMCVLREGSHSVLALLEAFIQDPLISWRLINRHGQEPESSNDHKTIEEQVNIANMRNATSAAEAESMCDSFGQRDSGPFSVAKHLCGEEVDVVHQGVFIVKRLSSKLKGQDFISAGTELLDPRTQVGQLIEEATDVTNVAQSWSGWYPFW